In Hippoglossus stenolepis isolate QCI-W04-F060 chromosome 20, HSTE1.2, whole genome shotgun sequence, the following are encoded in one genomic region:
- the dnajc5ga gene encoding dnaJ (Hsp40) homolog, subfamily C, member 5 gamma a isoform X2 — translation MAEPNASRPQRKMSTAGESVYKVLGLEKGATAEDIKKAYRKLALKYHPDKNPDNPEAADKFKEINNANSILNDETKRKIYDEYGSMGLYVSEQFGEESVKYYFLMSKWWFKGLVLCCTLFTCCCCCCCCCFCCGKCKPPDDDDNYQYVDPEDLEAQIKAEQDGGK, via the exons ATGGCTGAACCAAACGCCTCCCGTCCCCAAAGGAAGATGTCCACAGCTGGGGAGAGTGTGTACAAGGTGCTAGGGCTGGAGAAAGGAGCGACTGCTGAGGACATCAAGAAAGCGTACAG AAAACTAGCGCTGAAGTACCATCCGGACAAGAACCCGGACAACCCGGAGGCGGCGGATAAGTTTAAGGAGATCAACAACGCCAACTCTATTTTAAATGATGAGACCAAGAGGAAGATTTACGACGAGTACGGCTCCATGGGCCTGTATGTGTCCGAGCAGTTTGGAGAGGAAAGCGTCAAATACTACTTCCTTATGTCCAAATGGTGGTTTAAG GGTCTGGTTCTGTGCTGTACActgttcacctgctgctgctgttgctgctgctgctgtttctgctgtggGAAGTGTAAACCACCTGATGACGATGACAACTACCAGTACGTGGACCCTGAGGACCTGGAGGCCCAGATCAAAGCAGAGCAGGACGGAG GAAAGTGA
- the dnajc5ga gene encoding dnaJ (Hsp40) homolog, subfamily C, member 5 gamma a isoform X1 produces the protein MAEPNASRPQRKMSTAGESVYKVLGLEKGATAEDIKKAYRKLALKYHPDKNPDNPEAADKFKEINNANSILNDETKRKIYDEYGSMGLYVSEQFGEESVKYYFLMSKWWFKGLVLCCTLFTCCCCCCCCCFCCGKCKPPDDDDNYQYVDPEDLEAQIKAEQDGGNTVIIGQPKSNLAPESSEGQSQPIPLPLAMPPAEPKSPTSACPAGAENPGETLPESK, from the exons ATGGCTGAACCAAACGCCTCCCGTCCCCAAAGGAAGATGTCCACAGCTGGGGAGAGTGTGTACAAGGTGCTAGGGCTGGAGAAAGGAGCGACTGCTGAGGACATCAAGAAAGCGTACAG AAAACTAGCGCTGAAGTACCATCCGGACAAGAACCCGGACAACCCGGAGGCGGCGGATAAGTTTAAGGAGATCAACAACGCCAACTCTATTTTAAATGATGAGACCAAGAGGAAGATTTACGACGAGTACGGCTCCATGGGCCTGTATGTGTCCGAGCAGTTTGGAGAGGAAAGCGTCAAATACTACTTCCTTATGTCCAAATGGTGGTTTAAG GGTCTGGTTCTGTGCTGTACActgttcacctgctgctgctgttgctgctgctgctgtttctgctgtggGAAGTGTAAACCACCTGATGACGATGACAACTACCAGTACGTGGACCCTGAGGACCTGGAGGCCCAGATCAAAGCAGAGCAGGACGGAG GTAACACAGTAATCATAGGCCAGCCCAAATCTAACCTGGCTCCAGAAAGCTCAGAAGGCCAGAGTCAGCCCATTCCCCTGCCGCTGGCCATGCCGCCAGCCGAGCCCAAGTCGCCAACCTCGGCCTGTCCAGCGGGGGCAGAAAACCCCGGAGAGACTTTACCAGAGTCGAAATGA
- the cad gene encoding CAD protein: MATLILEDGATFRGRPFGAAVSVSGEVVFQTGMVGYPEALTDPSYHCQLLTLTYPMIGNYGVPPNEDGDFGLSKWFESSKIHAAALIIGELSDSPSHWSSVKSLDQWLKEHGIPGIQGIDTRCLTKKIREKGTMLGKLVLDGTPEDSIPLDNPDHRNLVQEVSMKEPRVFNPSGSLRITVVDCGIKYNQIRCLAERGARVTVVPWDHPLDSAEFDGLFVSNGPGDPQLCQATINNLRKVVCVDRPKPVFGICLGHQLLSLVIGAKTYKMKYGNRGHNQPCIHHGTDRCFITSQNHGFAVDPDTLPADWDVLFTNANDHTNEGIVHNVHPLFSVQFHPEHMAGPTDLVGLFDVFLDTVKDHKDGSASKTVKQQLVDHLTFPGSPKPEDVTRPRKVLILGSGGLSIGQAGEFDYSGSQAIKALKEENIQTVLINPNIATVQTSKGLADKVYFLPITAEYVTQVIKNERPDGVLLTFGGQTALNCGVELTKLGVLEKYNVKVLGTPVSSIEMTEDRKVFVEKMEEIGEHVAPSEAALSVEQALAAAERLGYPVLVRAAFALGGLGSGFANNKEELTSLVTSAFAHTVQVLVDKSLKGWKEIEYEVVRDAYDNCVTVCNMENVDPLGIHTGESIVVAPSQTLNDHEYNMLRNTAIKVIRHLGIVGECNIQYALNPESEQYYIIEVNARLSRSSALASKATGYPLAYVAAKLSLGIPLPQLKNSVTNSTTANFEPSLDYCVVKVPRWDLSKFLRVSTTIGSSMKSVGEVMAIGRSFEEAFQKALRMVDENCVGFDHTIKPVSETELLIPTDKRIFVLAAAFKDGYTVDQLHELTKIDRWFLYKMKNISDHERLLETYNQNESTMPPDAMLKAKQLGFSDKQIGLAVQSTELAVRKLRHDWSIIPVVKQIDTVAAEWPAFTNYLYLTYHGTENDLTFEDQHVMVIGSGVYRIGSSVEFDWCAVGCITELRKMGYKTIMVNYNPETVSTDYDMCDRLYFDEISFEVVMDIYERENPEGVILSMGGQLPNNIAMSLHRQLCRILGTSPEFIDSAENRFKFSRMLDTIGISQPLWKELSDTESAMTFCEKVGYPCLVRPSYVLSGAAMNVAYGDTDLEKYLSNAMAVSKEHPVVISKFIQEAKEIDVDAVACDGVVMAIAVSEHVENAGVHSGDATLVTPPQDINQKTMERIKIIVHAIGQELQVTGPFNLQLIAKDDQLKVIECNVRVSRSFPFVSKTLGVDLVALATRLIMGEDMEPVGLMRGKGIVGVKVPQFSFSRLAGADVVLGVEMTSTGEVACFGENRYEAYLKAMLSTGFKIPKKNILLSIGSYKNKSELLPTVQALESLGYDLYASLGTADFYTEHGVKVMAVDWPFEEEESDCPTKEKQRSIMNYLEENHFDLVINLSMRNSGGRRLSSFVTKGYRTRRMAIDYSVPLIIDIKCTKLFVQALHQIGPTPPVKTHIDSMASQTLVRLPGLIDVHVHLREPGATHKEDFSSGTAAALAGGVTMVCAMPNTSPAVTDASTLALVQKLAKAGCRCDYALYLGAASDNAAVLPSIASQAVGLKMYLNDTYSTLKMDNVSLWMEHFEKWPKQMPIVAHAEKQTVAAILMVAQLYQRPVHICHIAKKEEILIIRAAKQKGIQVTCEVAPHHLFLCEDNVPDIGDGPAQVRPMLGTREDMEALWENLDIIDCFATDHAPHSVEEKNSERPPPGYPGLETMLPLLLTAVSDGRLTLDDIIRRLYDNPRKIFNLPVQENTYVEVDLEHEWVIPPSMQFTKSKWTPFQGLKVKGKVRRVVLRGEVAYIDGQVLVPPGYGEDVKTWPTAPIIPPEPVKEAPMTPEHTRPTPPREGPIRTRAASPRRGTGDGRYLLPPRTHRSSDPGLPLEMLMMLPPAVVADGYNHPPPLSRLLSPQPGPGQILAGPASHFQTSPLLHPLIGQHILSVRQFSKEQISHLFNVAHTLRMMVQKERSLEILKGKVMASMFYEVSTRTSSSFSAAMQRLGGSVVHFSESTSSTQKGESLSDSVQTMSCYADVLVLRHPTPGAVESASRHCRKPVINAGDGVGEHPTQALLDVFTIREELGTVNGMTITMVGDLKHGRTVHSLAKLLTQYRITLRYVAPKNLHMPAEIISYVASKGIKQEEFESIEEALPETDVLYMTRIQKERFASEEEYKACFGQFILTPHIMTVAKRKMVVMHPLPRVNEISAEVDTDPRAAYFRQAENGMYIRMALLATVLSR; the protein is encoded by the exons GGATCGACACCCGCTGCCTGACCAAAAAGATCCGAGAGAAGGGCACCATGCTGGGGAAGCTGGTGCTGGACGGGACTCCAGAGGACAGTATTCCCCTGGATAACCCCGACCACAGGAACCTGGTCCAGGAGGTGTCCATGAAG GAGCCCCGAGTATTTAACCCCAGTGGCAGTCTGCGAATCACGGTGGTGGACTGTGGCATCAAGTACAACCAGATCCGCTGCCTGGCTGAGAGAGGGGCCCGTGTCACTGTGGTGCCCTGGGACCACCCGTTGGACAGCGCAG AATTTGATGGTTTGTTCGTCAGTAACGGTCCCGGGGATCCTCAGCTCTGTCAGGCCACGATCAACAACCTGAGGAAGGTCGTGTGCGTCGATCGCCCCAAGCCAGTCTTCGGGATCTGTCTCGGACACCAGCTGCTCTCTTTGGTCATCGGAGCGAAGACGTACAAGATGAA GTACGGTAACCGAGGCCACAACCAGCCCTGCATCCACCACGGGACAGATCGCTGCTTCATCACCAGTCAGAATCACGGCTTCGCTGTCGACCCCGACACTCTCCCCGCGGACTGGGACGTCCTCTTCACCAACGCCAACGACCACACCAACGAGGGCATCGTACACAACGTGCATCCCCTGTTCAG TGTTCAGTTCCATCCGGAGCACATGGCTGGTCCGACGGATCTGGTCGGCTTGTTCGATGTCTTCCTCGACACTGTGAAGGACCACAAAGACGGCAGCGCCTCAAAAACAG TCAAGCAGCAGCTGGTGGATCACCTGACCTTCCCTGGTTCCCCGAAGCCGGAGGATGTGACCCGACCCAGGAAGGTCCTCATCCTGGGCTCTGGTGGTCTGTCCATCGGCCAGGCTGGAGAGTTTGACTACTCCGGCTCCCAG GCTATCAAGGCTCTGAAGGAAGAGAACATCCAGACTGTGCTGATCAACCCCAACATCGCCACCGTCCAGACGTCCAAAGGCCTGGCGGACAAAGTCTACTTCCTGCCCATCACTGCAGAGTACGTCACTCAG GTGATAAAAAATGAACGCCCTGACGGTGTCCTGTTGACCTTCGGCGGTCAGACGGCGCTGAACTGTGGCGTGGAGCTGACCAAGCTCGGTGTCCTGGAGAAGTATAATGTTAAAGTTCTGGGAACTCCGGTGTCCTCCATAGAGATGACCGAGGACAGGAAGGTCTTTGTGGAGAAGATGGAAGAGATCGGCGAACATGTCGCCCCCAGTGAAGCTGCGCTGTCTGTGGAGCAG GCGCTGGCCGCTGCGGAACGCCTCGGCTACCCCGTCCTGGTTCGTGCAGCGTTCGCCCTCGGAGGTCTGGGCTCGGGCTTCGCCAACAACAAGGAGGAGCTGACTTCTCTGGTGACGTCAGCCTTCGCACACACCGTCCAGGTACTGGTGGACAAGTCCCTGAAAGGCTGGAAGGAGATCGAGTACGAGGTGGTCCGAGACGCCTACGATAACTGTGTCACC GTGTGTAATATGGAGAACGTTGATCCTCTGGGCATCCACACTGGGGAGTCCATTGTGGTGGCGCCGAGTCAAACGCTGAACGACCACGAGTACAACATGCTGAGGAACACCGCCATCAAAGTCATCAGGCACCTCGGGATCGTGGGAGAGTGCAACATCCAGTACGCTCTCAACCCTGAATCAGAACAG TATTACATCATCGAGGTGAATGCTCGTCTGTCCCGGAGTTCGGCCCTGGCCAGTAAAGCCACTGGTTATCCTCTGGCCTACGTAGCGGCCAAACTCAGCCTGGGGATCCCGCTGCCGCAGCTCAA AAATTCTGTCACCAACTCCACGACAGCAAACTTTGAACCCAGTTTGGATTACTGTGTGGTGAAGGTGCCTCGCTGGGACCTCAGCAAGTTCCTCAGGGTTTCCACCACGATCGGCAGCTCCATGAAGAGTGTTG GGGAGGTGATGGCTATTGGCCGCAGCTTCGAGGAGGCCTTCCAGAAAGCTCTGAGGATGGTGGACGAGAACTGTGTCGGCTTCGACCACACAATCAAACCTGTCTCTGAAACG GAGCTGCTGATTCCCACAGACAAGCGCATCTTTGTGCTGGCGGCGGCGTTTAAAGACGGCTACACGGTGGACCAGCTGCACGAGCTCACAAAGATCGACCGCTGGTTCCTGTACAAGATGAAGAACATCTCCGACCACGAGCGGCTGCTGGAGACGTACAACCAG AACGAGAGCACCATGCCTCCAGATGCGATGCTGAAGGCCAAGCAGCTGGGATTCTCCGACAAGCAGATCGGACTGGCTGTACAGAG CACTGAGCTTGCGGTGAGGAAGCTGCGCCACGATTGGTCCATCATCCCCGTGGTGAAGCAGATCGACACGGTGGCTGCCGAGTGGCCGGCTTTCACGAACTACCTGTACCTGACCTACCATGGTACGGAGAACGACCTGACCTTCGAGGACCAGCACGTCATGGTGATCGGCTCCGGCGTGTATCGCATCGGCAGCAGCGTGGAGTTCGATTGGTGCGCAGTGGGCTGCATCACCGAGCTCAGGAAG ATGGGTTATAAGACCATCATGGTGAACTACAACCCTGAGACCGTCAGCACAGACTATGACATGTGTGACCGCCTCTACTTTGATGAAATCTCCTTTGAG GTGGTGATGGACATCTATGAGAGGGAAAACCCAGAGGGGGTGATCCTGTCGATGGGAGGCCAGCTGCCCAACAACATCGCCATGTCGCTGCACCGTCAGCTGTGCCGCATCTTGGGGACGTCGCCCGAGTTCATCGACAGCGCCGAGAACCGGTTCAAGTTCTCCAGAATGCTGGACACCATCGGCATCAGCCAGCCACTGTGGAAGGAGCTGTCTGACACTGAG TCTGCTATGACATTTTGTGAGAAGGTGGGATATCCCTGCCTTGTTCGTCCTTCCTACGTTCTGAGCGGAGCAGCCATGAATGTGGCCTACGGTGACACCGACCTTGAGAAATACCTGAGTAACGCCATGGCTGTGTCCAAGGAGCACCCTGTCGTCATCTCCAAATTCATACAGGAAGCTAAg GAGATAGATGTGGACGCGGTAGCGTGTGACGGGGTCGTGATGGCCATCGCGGTGTCTGAACATGTGGAGAACGCCGGCGTTCACTCCGGCGATGCCACACTGGTGACGCCGCCTCAGGACATCAACCAGAAGACCATGGAAAGGATCAAGATCATCGTTCACGCCATCGGCCAGGAGCTGCAGGTCACCGGACCCTTCAATCTGCAGCTCATCGCCAAG GATGACCAGCTGAAGGTGATCGAGTGCAACGTCCGGGTGTCCCGCTCCTTCCCGTTCGTATCCAAGACCCTGGGCGTGGACCTCGTTGCCCTGGCAACACGACTCATAATGGGGGAGGACATGGAGCCCGTGGGCCTGATGAGAGGGAAGGGGATCGTAGGAGTGAAG GTTCCTCAGTTTTCGTTCTCTCGGCTGGCCGGAGCGGACGTGGTGCTCGGGGTGGAGATGACCAGCACCGGAGAGGTCGCCTGTTTTGGGGAGAACCGATACGAGGCGTACCTCAAAGCCATGCTCTCCACGGGCTTCAAGATCCCCAAGAAGAACATCCTGCTCTCCATCGGCAGCTATAAG AACAAGAGCGAGCTGCTGCCCACCGTGCAGGCGCTGGAGTCTCTGGGTTACGACCTGTACGCCAGTCTGGGCACCGCGGATTTCTACACCGAGCACGGAGTCAAG GTGATGGCGGTAGACTGGCCGTtcgaggaggaagagagcgatTGTCCCACTAAAGAGAAGCAGCGCAGCATCATGAACTACCTGGAGGAAAACCACTTCGACCTGGTCATCAACCTCTCCATGAGGAACAGCGGGGGTCGGCGACTCTCCTCCTTCGTCACCAAAGGCTACAGGACGAGACGCATGGCCATCGACTACTCGGTCCCGCTCATCATCGACATTAAGTGCACGAAGCTGTTTGTTCAG GCTCTTCATCAGATCGGCCCAACTCCACCAGTGAAGACTCACATCGACAGCATGGCTTCCCAGACGCTGGTCCGGCTCCCTG GTCTGATCGACGTGCATGTTCACCTGCGCGAGCCTGGTGCCACACACAAGGAGGACTTCTCCTCCGGTACGGCAGCCGCTCTGGCAGGAGGCGTGACCATGGTGTGTGCGATGCCCAACACTTCCCCGGCCGTCACGGACGCCAGCACTCTGGCTCTGGTACAGAAG ctTGCCAAGGCGGGCTGCAGGTGTGACTACGCCCTGTATCTGGGCGCTGCTTCAGACAACGCTGCCGTGCTGCCGTCTATCGCCAGCCAGGCGGTCGGTCTGAAGATGTACCTGAACGACACGTACTCCACCCTCAAGATGGACAACGTCTCTCTCTGGATGGAG CACTTTGAGAAGTGGCCCAAGCAGATGCCCATCGTGGCTCACGCTGAGAAGCAGACGGTTGCTGCGATCCTGATGGTGGCTCAGCTCTACCAGCGCCCGGTCCACATCTGCCACATCGCCAAGAAGGAGGAG ATCCTGATCATCCGCGCGGCCAAGCAGAAGGGCATCCAGGTCACGTGTGAGGTGGCGCCTCATCACCTCTTCCTGTGTGAGGACAATGTGCCGGACATCGGTGATGGTCCAGCGCAGGTCCGACCCATGCTGGGAACCCGGGAGGACATGGAAGCACTCTGGGAAAACCTGGACATCATCGACTGCTTCGCCACAGACCACG CGCCTCACTCTGTTGAGGAGAAGAACAGCGAGCGTCCTCCTCCTGGTTACCCCGGCCTGGAGACcatgctgccgctgctgctgacCGCGGTCAGCGATGGACGTCTGACTCTGGACGATATTATCAGACGTCTCTATGACAACCCACGCAAGATCTTTAACCTGCCTGTCCAAGAAAACACCTACGTAGAG GTGGACTTGGAGCACGAGTGGGTGATTCCTCCGTCCATGCAGTTCACCAAGTCCAAGTGGACGCCATTCCAAGGTCTGAAGGTGAAGGGTAAAGTCCGCCGTGTGGTTCTGAGAGGAGAGGTGGCCTACATCGACGGGCAG gtgttggTACCTCCAGGTTATGGTGAAGATGTGAAGACGTGGCCCACGGCCCCCATCATCCCTCCCGAGCCAGTTAAAGAAGCTCCTATG aCTCCAGAGCACACTCGTCCCACTCCTCCCCGTGAAGGCCCGATTAGAACCCGAGCCGCGAGCCCCCGGCGCGGCACAGGGGACGGCCGCTACCTGCTGCCACCGCGCACCCACCGCTCATCTGATCCCGGACTACCACTGG AGATGCTGATGATGCTTCCTCCAGCCGTTGTGGCGGACGGTTAcaaccaccccccccctctgtccCGGCTGCTCTCCCCTCAGCCGGGTCCGGGTCAGATACTCGCTGGACCGGCGTCCCACTTCCAGACGTCTCCGCTCCTGCACCCGCTGATCGGCCAGCACATCCTGTCTGTGCGGCAGTTCAGCAAAGAACAG atctCCCACCTTTTCAACGTCGCCCACACTTTGCGTATGATGGTTCAGAAGGAGCGAAGCCTGGAGATCCTGAAG GGTAAAGTGATGGCGTCCATGTTCTACGAGGTCAGCACTCGCAccagcagctccttctccgCGGCCATGCAGCGTCTCGGCGGCTCCGTCGTCCACTTCAGTGAATCCACCTCGTCCACGCAGAAAGGAGAATCTCTGTCCGACTCTGTTCAGACCATGAGCTGCTACGCTGACGTTCTGGTGCTCCGACACCCGACGCCCGGAGCTGTGGAG AGCGCGTCCCGTCACTGCCGTAAACCAGTGATCAACGCTGGAGACGGCGTCGGGGAGCATCCCACCCAGGCCCTGCTGGACGTCTTCACcatcagagaggagctggggacAGTTAACGGCATGACG aTAACTATGGTCGGGGATCTGAAACATGGCCGCACAGTTCATTCCCTCGCCAAACTGCTGACCCAGTACCGCATCACTCTGCGCTATGTGGCGCCCAAGAACCTCCACATGCCGGCAGAGATCATCAGCTACGTGGCCTCAAAGGGCATCAAACAG GAGGAGTTTGAGAGCATTGAAGAAGCTCTGCCTGAGACCGACGTCCTCTACATGACGAGGATCCAGAAGGAGAGGTTCGCCTCCGAGGAGGAATACAAGGCC TGTTTCGGTCAGTTCATCCTCACTCCTCACATCATGACTGTGGCCAAGAGGAAGATGGTGGTGATGCATCCGCTGCCCAGAGTCAATGAAATCAG TGCCGAAGTGGACACGGACCCGAGAGCAGCATATTTCCGTCAGGCGGAGAACGGCATGTACATCCGAATGGCCCTGCTGGCCACCGTACTGAGCAGATAG